A stretch of the Natrinema pellirubrum DSM 15624 genome encodes the following:
- a CDS encoding archaea-specific SMC-related protein, which produces MTWHLSLTNIAGIRHGEAHIESGINAVRASNWQGKSSFLAGIQTALGTATPLTEGQASGEVNLQTDADEITIQLERTNGTVSRSGQPYLAEEYDRVCAELFAFLDEDNEIRQAVRAGENLENLLTRPLDFENIDEQIADLRHEREQVERELDRADKAADRLPDLQQQVTSLEDDLEELRAERDELEEDPAGDSDAREELSELRAERDRVTTKINRLETTAERVRDTLSEKQDELESLTIPSETNIEGDLERLQTELRDLERDKELLQSVYEANKRVLDEGRVELLTKVSHDMLSDSVACWLCGSDTEREEIEGQLAALDERISDLRSKAAESRERVEELESKRDEISQARRRETELTDRIGELRSRLAETEESLDTARDRRDDLESRLEDLEEVVDTTEDRLTDLESEIKYTEAELADVRDELEETETFAAQRDGLEDEYESLTDDITDLRTRKDEIKQRTRDAFSTALADLLEEFDTGFETARLTSTFDLVVAREGREAQLDALSEGERELLGIVAALAGHEAFDVGERVPVMLLDELGGLASENLQILVEYLAARTEYLVLTAFPEHEGLEANVLSPADWQVVSHEPDVEAA; this is translated from the coding sequence ATGACGTGGCATCTTTCCCTGACGAACATCGCCGGGATCCGACACGGTGAGGCCCATATCGAGTCAGGCATTAATGCTGTCCGCGCCAGTAACTGGCAGGGAAAGTCCAGTTTCCTCGCCGGTATCCAGACTGCATTGGGCACAGCAACACCCCTGACTGAGGGACAGGCCTCCGGGGAGGTCAACTTGCAGACCGACGCGGACGAAATCACGATCCAGTTGGAACGGACCAACGGGACCGTTTCTCGCTCCGGACAGCCCTATCTGGCAGAGGAATACGATCGTGTCTGTGCAGAGCTGTTCGCGTTCCTGGACGAGGACAACGAGATCCGGCAGGCCGTCCGAGCTGGCGAGAACCTGGAAAACCTTCTCACACGCCCCCTGGATTTCGAGAATATCGACGAACAGATTGCCGATCTCCGTCACGAACGTGAGCAGGTCGAGCGGGAACTCGATCGAGCGGACAAGGCTGCTGATCGACTCCCGGATCTACAACAGCAGGTCACGAGCCTCGAAGACGATCTCGAAGAATTGCGTGCCGAACGTGATGAACTCGAGGAAGACCCTGCCGGCGACAGCGATGCCCGTGAGGAACTGAGCGAGTTGCGGGCCGAACGCGACCGCGTGACGACCAAGATCAACCGTCTCGAAACGACTGCCGAACGCGTTCGTGACACACTCTCGGAGAAACAGGACGAACTAGAATCGCTCACGATTCCTTCAGAGACCAACATCGAAGGCGATCTTGAACGTCTCCAAACCGAACTGCGTGATCTCGAACGTGACAAGGAACTACTGCAGTCGGTCTACGAGGCGAACAAACGGGTCCTCGACGAAGGTCGTGTCGAACTTCTCACGAAGGTATCGCACGATATGCTATCGGACTCGGTCGCCTGTTGGCTCTGTGGAAGTGATACGGAGCGCGAGGAGATCGAGGGACAGCTCGCGGCACTCGATGAGCGAATTAGCGACCTCCGCTCGAAGGCAGCCGAGAGCCGCGAGCGTGTCGAAGAGCTCGAATCAAAGCGTGACGAGATTTCACAGGCACGACGCCGGGAAACCGAGTTGACCGATCGAATTGGGGAACTCAGGTCCCGTCTCGCTGAAACCGAGGAGAGTCTCGACACGGCTCGTGACCGCCGCGACGACCTCGAGTCCCGTCTCGAGGATCTTGAGGAGGTCGTCGACACGACCGAGGACCGACTCACGGACCTCGAAAGCGAGATCAAGTACACTGAAGCGGAGTTAGCCGATGTCCGTGACGAACTCGAGGAGACCGAGACGTTTGCAGCACAACGGGATGGGCTTGAAGACGAGTACGAGTCGTTGACAGACGACATTACGGATCTTCGCACCCGGAAAGACGAGATCAAGCAGCGAACGCGTGATGCCTTTTCTACGGCGTTGGCGGATCTGCTGGAGGAGTTCGATACGGGCTTCGAGACGGCTCGCCTCACGAGTACGTTCGATCTCGTCGTTGCCCGAGAGGGACGAGAGGCACAGCTAGACGCGTTGAGTGAGGGTGAACGGGAACTTCTCGGAATCGTTGCGGCACTTGCTGGCCACGAGGCATTCGACGTCGGTGAGCGCGTCCCGGTGATGCTCCTCGACGAACTCGGTGGCCTTGCCAGTGAGAATCTCCAAATCCTGGTCGAGTACTTGGCGGCGCGAACTGAATATCTCGTTCTTACGGCGTTCCCAGAACATGAGGGACTCGAAGCGAATGTGCTGTCGCCAGCTGATTGGCAAGTCGTTTCACATGAGCCGGACGTCGAGGCGGCGTAG
- the rdfA gene encoding rod-determining factor RdfA — translation MGCKVDPIIERHSLTVPDPGYESVDEYLVARWTGADGRSSVGYKTLTEWFNKRLLKRLYEDHSRDTVSAHLDREYELITGDEDLQRDELAADIATDGFDIDELATMMVSWSTMRHHLKDCLGAEKDTSTAETDWESNTVQMARERATEKAQSVLSSLHSKNRLRDADQAEVDVQVKLRCPECSVRVPFEDAVERGYVCRTHAETPSEEPERERVQNQYSSLALSYVAIEALQAVVSGEPFLLEAATIAAF, via the coding sequence ATGGGATGCAAGGTCGACCCCATCATCGAACGCCACTCGCTGACCGTGCCTGATCCGGGCTACGAGTCGGTCGACGAGTATCTGGTGGCGCGATGGACTGGTGCTGACGGGCGGTCTTCTGTCGGGTACAAAACACTCACCGAATGGTTCAATAAACGGCTATTGAAGCGGTTATACGAAGATCACAGTCGAGACACGGTAAGTGCACACCTCGATCGCGAGTACGAGCTCATCACCGGCGACGAGGACCTCCAACGGGATGAATTGGCGGCGGATATCGCGACGGATGGTTTCGATATCGACGAACTCGCCACGATGATGGTATCGTGGAGTACGATGCGGCACCACCTCAAGGACTGTCTCGGAGCCGAGAAAGACACGTCCACCGCAGAGACGGATTGGGAGTCGAACACCGTCCAGATGGCCCGAGAACGAGCGACAGAGAAAGCCCAGTCAGTCCTCTCGTCCCTCCATTCGAAGAACCGCCTTCGGGACGCAGACCAGGCCGAGGTCGATGTGCAGGTCAAACTCCGCTGTCCGGAGTGTTCGGTCCGAGTGCCATTCGAGGATGCAGTTGAGCGCGGCTACGTGTGTCGTACGCACGCCGAAACTCCGTCTGAAGAACCGGAGAGGGAGCGCGTTCAGAATCAGTATTCGTCGCTGGCACTCTCGTACGTCGCCATAGAGGCGCTTCAGGCGGTGGTCTCTGGAGAACCGTTCCTCCTCGAAGCTGCCACGATCGCTGCTTTCTAA